The stretch of DNA TTGAATTTGCCGCGCGTTCGTTACTTCATTTTATCTTCAACGTTAAGAATATGGACAGGTTTCTTGTGACTAATTCTTTTAAAGTCTTAATTATAATAGCGTGATAtcatggaagaagagaaaggacAGTTTGAAGGAAGAAGCagctgaacaaaaaaaaagaatgaataaataaattaaagccTGCAGTTTTACACACGTATAACACAGCAGCAGTTAAGATTGACGTTATCGAATTcagtccccccccccgtttctttcgtttcatcgaaaacttgtttctttctttctagcCGACTAGATTCCGAATCCGTGGACACACGACACATATAACAGGCATAGACAAATAACATTTGGAGAGAGGATGTTAAGGATAGAGACACGAAAAATTGGATAAAGGAAGAAGCGGAAACATTGGCCAAAATCGCCGCACACACGAAATATATCTCTAAATATACGCGCGGGCACTAGACAAAAGTGGGACACAATGTATGAACGAGGTCCCGACAATTGCCCAACATTATACTTCTTGATTGTATAAAGTAGTAAATctcttgatttgtttgttctcGTCTGGACCGATGACAGCAGGCACCGGGAGCGGACCCAAGCTTCGTTGCTCTCTCCTTTCGCTCTGGTGCTACTGCTACTGGGggctggatgtgtgtgtgttgggtgTAAAGAGAGAATAGAAGATCCTCCATCAAAGTATTGATTTTCAATCCTGTCCCTTAACTTTgttgcacacacaaaagaaagggAGGACAAAGGGAGGACATATCATGGACCagagaaaagttttttaataataataataataataaagagtGTGGAATAACCTATCACAAGCAAGGTTGCCATGTCTTCTTCAATAAATAACGAGAGATAAACATTcgcagcattttttttttacccttccCTCATCTAGAAGGAATTTGGGAGTTTTTAAGGTTCAGTTTTGCTTTACGcagaaagttgttttttcttttcggggaGCAAGATGAAAAATGGGAGCAGAAAGATAGAAAATCCTCGACCACACGAAATTTTCGATGACGGCGCATTTCTCCGGTGAagaattcttccttttcttttcgtgttttcttttgtggtttctttcctccttttgttttgtcttttttctccttttcttttcaaacgcTAACAGTATGGCTATAAAAAAGGATTGTGAGACCGTCCCTGGGTAAAACTGGTCGCatcctggaaaaagaaaaatcaaaacaaaaaaaatatggcacACAAAATGGTCCACAAAACATCAGCAAGATCAGTGAAATCCAAATCGACAGGCAGCCAGCAAAAAGGATTAAGGCATGTGATTTATGCTAACCATGAAAGGGTTCATTCCGGTCGAAGTTCCCCATGTTTTGGGCGACAGGTCCAATGACTGGCTAGTGGTGAGAGTCGTTGCGACACCCACCATAGGATTGGGATGACCGCCGAAACCGAAAGCAAAGTGACtgttggcggcggcggcactGGCAGCTGGAAAGGCAACGTTTGTCCCAGAGGTCATGTTCGGAGAGCCGGACAGAGGCGATGAAGAGAAATTGGCCCAGGGAAGAGCTGGCTTGCCGTAATGGACGGGTTGTGTACCTGGTTGAGTAGGCACAGAGGCGACGGCTGTCCAATATGCAATAACACGCTCACTttactttccttttcctttacGACATGACCAGTCACCGTGCATTCACTTACCGAGAAAAGGGTTACTCGGGTTGCTGCTGTTCGAAGGCGTAAACGACGACCACGCTACGGGCGTTTCCactgcaacagcagcagcagcgttgttgttgctggaaaaCACCGACTCGGAGTGGTGATGAAGGTGGGTAGGCGGGGCGGTGGCGGCTTGAGCGGTTCCGGTATTCCAAGAAGGATTCCAATTAGCCGCCGCCGAAACGCTTGGCTCACTTATTGGCGTCGTCTGTGTTGTGAACAATGCATCCAGGTCTTTTAGTGCAGAATAGCGATCTTCTGTCGGAGCTGCAACTCCGTTCGATGCCCCCACTTTAAGCGGACTTGCCATGCCATTGACCGCTCCGCTTTGGACCTGATGCGTGACAGCAGCCGGAGCAGCAATCGTTTTCTGCGGCGAAGTTTCTATcgaaaatttgtgaaaatgtACAAAGAATGTTAGTATATTcaagaatataaaaacaaatatcgaAGATTCCTCTTCACAGATGGACTGGAAACATacccgagaaaaagaaatcggcaTTCTGGAAATTGGCAAATGATGGCTGACTGACGGACTGAGGAATAGACGAGTGATTTTTCCGAGGTGAAGAGAAAGCTGAGCCAGCAGAGGGTACGGCTGGAACAAAGAAATCCAAATCGGCCAACAAATCTGAAGTCTTTGATAGTGGGACTGATGACAGTGGAACCGAGGGAATCGCAGAGACCACAGGACGTGCTACTGGGGAAGACGTGACCGTTGATGGATGAGCCTGAACAGGTTGAGAGGATTCACCATTCATCCCATTCAGCTTGGCTGCTGGGAGTCTATCGGTGAGCGTGCTAGGATCGGCATACCATCtacacaacaatgaaaacacGTGTCAAAGAGTTTCTGGTTCAAAGGAAAAAGTCGTGACAATCCCccctttgtttgtttacctCTTCTTTTCGTATTTGGCAACTAAGTGATCTTTGAATTTCTGTTCGTCTTTCGTTTCCGAAGAAAGCTCCGCCGCATTATAATGGGCCATCCAAACAAGTTTACAGTACTGCGGAAGCCAAAC from Daphnia pulex isolate KAP4 chromosome 4, ASM2113471v1 encodes:
- the LOC124192479 gene encoding arf-GAP domain and FG repeat-containing protein 1-like isoform X2, with amino-acid sequence MSNNTKKKQEEKHLKILREFLSLSTNKTCFDCNQRGPTYVNTTIGSFVCISCSGKLRGLTPPHRVKSISMASFTPEEIDFLKSRGNEYCKLVWMAHYNAAELSSETKDEQKFKDHLVAKYEKKRWYADPSTLTDRLPAAKLNGMNGESSQPVQAHPSTVTSSPVARPVVSAIPSVPLSSVPLSKTSDLLADLDFFVPAVPSAGSAFSSPRKNHSSIPQSVSQPSFANFQNADFFFSETSPQKTIAAPAAVTHQVQSGAVNGMASPLKVGASNGVAAPTEDRYSALKDLDALFTTQTTPISEPSVSAAANWNPSWNTGTAQAATAPPTHLHHHSESVFSSNNNAAAAVAVETPVAWSSFTPSNSSNPSNPFLAVASVPTQPGTQPVHYGKPALPWANFSSSPLSGSPNMTSGTNVAFPAASAAAANSHFAFGFGGHPNPMVGVATTLTTSQSLDLSPKTWGTSTGMNPFMDATSFTQGRSHNPFL
- the LOC124192479 gene encoding arf-GAP domain and FG repeat-containing protein 1-like isoform X1, whose translation is MWIYSPVSQIDDTVRAPRKKQERPSQMSNNTKKKQEEKHLKILREFLSLSTNKTCFDCNQRGPTYVNTTIGSFVCISCSGKLRGLTPPHRVKSISMASFTPEEIDFLKSRGNEYCKLVWMAHYNAAELSSETKDEQKFKDHLVAKYEKKRWYADPSTLTDRLPAAKLNGMNGESSQPVQAHPSTVTSSPVARPVVSAIPSVPLSSVPLSKTSDLLADLDFFVPAVPSAGSAFSSPRKNHSSIPQSVSQPSFANFQNADFFFSETSPQKTIAAPAAVTHQVQSGAVNGMASPLKVGASNGVAAPTEDRYSALKDLDALFTTQTTPISEPSVSAAANWNPSWNTGTAQAATAPPTHLHHHSESVFSSNNNAAAAVAVETPVAWSSFTPSNSSNPSNPFLAVASVPTQPGTQPVHYGKPALPWANFSSSPLSGSPNMTSGTNVAFPAASAAAANSHFAFGFGGHPNPMVGVATTLTTSQSLDLSPKTWGTSTGMNPFMDATSFTQGRSHNPFL